A portion of the Mesobacillus jeotgali genome contains these proteins:
- a CDS encoding LacI family DNA-binding transcriptional regulator, with protein MAVTIKDVAKAAGVSPSTVSRVIGDHPHINDETKKRVRKVMDRLGYHPNFQARSLVGKSTETIGIVMPNSATQALQNPFFPEVIRGISMKAHEHQFGVYLTTGITDEEIYEQVVSMVQGGRVDGIILLYSKTDDKIMKYLLDRNFPFTVIGRPSKNAERITYVDNDNIYITRQVTEYLVGLGHRRIAFIGVNTEYVFTIDRLEGFKQALEEAGIPFDEEYIIHQQCLKSEGKEGIQSFLSSHEPPTALVVADDFTAIELMSYSEELNITVPDDISIVSFNDVPLAEHMKPQLTSVNIDIFQLGFEAANCLLDLIKNPDALPKRVTIPAKMIERKSCSAVHK; from the coding sequence ATGGCAGTCACCATCAAAGATGTAGCCAAGGCAGCCGGCGTGTCACCTTCCACCGTTTCACGGGTGATCGGGGATCATCCACATATCAATGATGAAACAAAGAAGCGCGTGAGAAAAGTGATGGACAGACTGGGATATCATCCTAATTTTCAGGCACGCAGTCTCGTGGGAAAAAGTACAGAAACGATCGGTATCGTCATGCCAAATTCGGCTACCCAGGCATTACAGAATCCCTTTTTTCCTGAAGTCATCAGGGGAATCAGCATGAAAGCCCATGAACACCAATTCGGGGTTTATCTTACAACTGGCATTACAGATGAGGAAATTTACGAACAGGTCGTTTCGATGGTGCAGGGTGGCCGGGTTGACGGGATCATTCTTCTCTATTCGAAAACAGACGATAAAATCATGAAATACCTGCTCGACCGAAACTTCCCCTTCACGGTCATCGGCCGTCCGAGCAAGAATGCCGAGCGGATTACCTATGTAGATAATGATAATATCTATATCACCAGGCAAGTGACAGAGTATCTTGTAGGTCTTGGACATAGGAGGATTGCCTTTATCGGTGTCAATACCGAATATGTGTTTACGATCGACCGGCTTGAAGGTTTCAAACAGGCACTTGAAGAAGCTGGCATTCCATTTGATGAAGAATATATCATCCATCAACAATGTTTAAAATCCGAAGGAAAAGAAGGCATCCAATCGTTCCTTTCCTCACATGAGCCCCCTACTGCCCTGGTAGTAGCGGATGATTTTACAGCAATCGAGCTAATGAGTTACTCGGAGGAATTGAATATCACTGTGCCAGATGATATCTCTATTGTCAGCTTCAATGACGTACCACTGGCGGAACATATGAAGCCACAGCTCACTTCAGTTAATATCGACATCTTCCAGCTCGGATTCGAAGCAGCAAACTGTTTACTGGATCTCATCAAAAATCCGGACGCTTTGCCGAAGAGAGTCACAATCCCGGCAAAAATGATTGAGCGAAAATCCTGCAGTGCGGTTCATAAGTGA
- a CDS encoding carbohydrate ABC transporter permease — MKKKKQSRIILEILGIILALIWLSPFYLMIVNSFKTKREMFEDTLKLPDVFSFENYTVAFERLDFIKTFFNSVLITVLAVAVIIVFSSMAAYALSRRGGKASGVIFMLFVAAMLIPFQSVMIPLVSIFGKLEMLNRAGLIFMYLGFGASLSIFLYHGTLSGISKSLDEAATIDGANRFQIFWYIIFPMLKPVSVTVAILNIIWIWNDYLLPSLVINQQGMETIPLKMFFFFGEYTKQWHLALAGLTIAIIPVIIIYFFLQKQIIKGVSEGSVK; from the coding sequence ATGAAGAAGAAAAAGCAAAGCCGGATCATTCTTGAGATTCTCGGCATCATCCTTGCGCTGATCTGGCTTTCCCCGTTTTACTTGATGATTGTCAACTCATTTAAGACAAAACGAGAAATGTTTGAGGATACATTGAAGCTTCCGGATGTTTTTTCATTCGAGAATTACACAGTCGCATTTGAGCGTCTTGATTTTATTAAAACCTTCTTCAACTCTGTGTTGATTACTGTGCTCGCCGTTGCGGTTATCATTGTTTTTTCTTCTATGGCTGCCTATGCGCTTTCAAGGCGAGGGGGAAAAGCAAGCGGCGTGATCTTCATGCTTTTCGTTGCAGCGATGCTGATCCCTTTCCAATCAGTCATGATTCCGTTAGTGTCAATTTTCGGTAAGCTTGAGATGCTTAACAGAGCCGGACTTATCTTTATGTATCTTGGCTTTGGTGCAAGTTTATCGATTTTCCTCTATCATGGAACCTTAAGCGGGATTTCGAAATCTCTTGATGAAGCTGCGACGATTGATGGCGCGAACCGGTTCCAGATTTTCTGGTACATCATCTTCCCGATGCTAAAACCAGTGTCTGTTACAGTGGCAATCCTGAATATCATCTGGATCTGGAATGACTACCTGCTTCCTTCTCTTGTCATCAACCAGCAGGGAATGGAAACAATACCGCTAAAGATGTTCTTCTTCTTTGGGGAATATACGAAGCAATGGCACCTGGCTCTGGCAGGACTGACGATTGCGATCATTCCGGTCATTATTATCTACTTCTTCCTGCAAAAGCAAATCATCAAGGGTGTTTCAGAAGGCTCGGTAAAATAA
- a CDS encoding carbohydrate ABC transporter permease has translation MRNRNLWYWLFLAPALLALAVVVLLPLAYGFYYSFTDWNGIKTPSFVGLEHYKALFAEEEFRNALWFTTKFTVVSVFLINFFGLSLALLVTQKFRTNNILRTIFFMPNLIGGLILGFIWQFIFTKVFASIGELIGVEGLQGWLSTETTGFWAMAILMSWQMAGYIMVIYISFLEGVPQELLEAAEIDGANSFQRFYHVTFPLVMPAFTVSLFLTLSNSFKLYDQNLSLTGGGPYNSTQMVAMEIFKTAFVENAMAFAQAKAVIFFLIVAAISLTQVYINKKREVEM, from the coding sequence ATGCGCAACCGGAATCTCTGGTACTGGCTTTTCCTTGCTCCAGCCTTGCTTGCTCTGGCAGTGGTTGTTCTTCTGCCGCTGGCTTACGGCTTTTATTACTCATTTACAGACTGGAATGGGATTAAGACCCCATCTTTTGTTGGCCTTGAACATTATAAAGCACTTTTTGCTGAAGAAGAATTCAGGAACGCCCTATGGTTCACTACAAAGTTCACTGTCGTTTCTGTATTCCTGATCAACTTTTTTGGCCTCTCCCTGGCTTTGCTGGTCACGCAAAAATTCAGAACGAATAATATCCTTAGAACGATTTTCTTCATGCCGAACCTGATCGGCGGACTGATCCTTGGCTTCATCTGGCAGTTCATCTTTACAAAGGTATTTGCAAGCATCGGTGAGCTGATCGGTGTCGAAGGCCTGCAGGGATGGCTATCCACTGAAACGACAGGCTTCTGGGCAATGGCGATATTGATGAGCTGGCAAATGGCCGGTTACATCATGGTCATCTATATCTCTTTCCTTGAAGGTGTTCCGCAGGAATTGCTCGAAGCAGCTGAAATTGATGGTGCGAACAGCTTCCAGCGTTTTTACCATGTCACTTTCCCGCTGGTCATGCCTGCTTTCACAGTCAGCTTGTTCCTGACACTTTCCAACTCATTCAAGCTTTATGACCAGAACCTGTCGCTGACTGGCGGAGGTCCGTATAACTCCACCCAGATGGTCGCGATGGAAATTTTCAAAACGGCCTTCGTGGAAAATGCAATGGCATTTGCTCAGGCAAAAGCGGTCATATTCTTCCTGATTGTTGCAGCGATTTCGTTGACACAGGTGTATATCAATAAAAAACGGGAGGTCGAGATGTAA
- a CDS encoding ABC transporter substrate-binding protein — translation MKAKKLFPAVLSLGLLVGGGLAGCSSGDDTKKSGDGGGDQVTVDIFQFKVEFKDQFEDLAKAYEEANKDVDINITTVGGGEDYGAALKSKFASGNEPTIYNVGGPQDVEDWKEKLADLSDTKAAKAALSGTLEGVTKDDKILGLPYNQEGYGFIYNKSIFEKAGIDPKSITSYSALEEAVKTLDSKKKDLGLTSVFALPAKETWVTGLHLSNVFLAPEFDQNVINAFESKEVTFKHGDAFKKILDLQNKYSDQPTVSLDYAKQVEELFSTGKAAIIQQGNWVSGSIAGIDEELANSGVGILPIPVEGYKEDSIPVGVPMYWAVNSNKDEKEVAAAKEFLDWLYTSEEGKTAVIEDFKFIPAYEGYDAGKISDPLAKEIYEYSSAGKTLAWTFMGYPTGWGQEKLGVNIQKYVSGEMSWDELVKESSKAWADARK, via the coding sequence ATGAAAGCAAAAAAGCTATTTCCAGCAGTTCTTTCTCTTGGGCTTTTAGTTGGCGGAGGTCTAGCAGGATGTTCATCAGGCGATGACACGAAAAAATCAGGAGATGGCGGCGGCGATCAAGTAACCGTTGACATTTTCCAGTTCAAGGTAGAATTCAAGGATCAGTTCGAAGACCTTGCCAAAGCTTATGAGGAAGCAAACAAAGATGTTGATATCAACATCACCACTGTCGGCGGCGGCGAAGATTACGGTGCTGCTCTTAAATCAAAATTCGCTTCAGGCAATGAACCTACTATTTACAACGTAGGCGGACCGCAGGACGTTGAAGACTGGAAAGAAAAGCTTGCTGATCTTTCTGATACAAAGGCTGCAAAAGCGGCGCTCAGCGGAACTCTTGAAGGTGTAACAAAAGACGACAAAATCCTTGGACTTCCATACAACCAGGAAGGCTATGGCTTCATCTATAATAAGAGCATTTTTGAAAAAGCAGGAATCGACCCTAAGAGCATTACTAGCTACAGTGCTCTAGAAGAAGCGGTTAAGACACTTGACAGCAAGAAGAAAGACCTTGGCCTTACATCTGTATTCGCTCTTCCAGCAAAAGAAACCTGGGTAACAGGACTGCACCTTTCAAACGTGTTCCTCGCACCTGAATTCGACCAGAATGTGATTAACGCTTTTGAATCCAAAGAAGTTACTTTCAAGCACGGAGATGCTTTCAAAAAGATTTTGGACCTCCAGAACAAATACTCTGACCAGCCTACTGTAAGCCTTGACTATGCTAAGCAAGTTGAGGAGCTATTCTCTACTGGCAAGGCTGCGATCATCCAGCAGGGTAACTGGGTATCTGGTTCTATCGCTGGAATCGACGAAGAGCTTGCTAACAGCGGTGTAGGAATCCTGCCAATCCCGGTTGAAGGCTATAAAGAAGATTCTATCCCGGTTGGCGTTCCAATGTACTGGGCTGTAAACAGCAATAAGGACGAAAAAGAAGTTGCAGCAGCTAAGGAATTCCTTGACTGGCTATACACTTCTGAAGAAGGTAAGACTGCTGTAATTGAAGACTTCAAATTCATTCCTGCTTATGAAGGATATGACGCTGGCAAAATCTCTGATCCACTTGCAAAAGAAATCTATGAATATTCTTCAGCTGGCAAAACACTGGCTTGGACTTTCATGGGTTACCCAACTGGCTGGGGACAGGAAAAGCTTGGAGTTAACATCCAGAAATACGTGAGCGGCGAAATGAGCTGGGATGAACTAGTAAAAGAGTCTTCCAAAGCTTGGGCAGACGCTCGTAAATAA
- a CDS encoding Cof-type HAD-IIB family hydrolase — protein sequence MIKCIATDMDGTLLTATQEITAENREAILMAKEQGIEVVVATGRSYEEARFVLEESGLKLPMICVNGAEVRSEEGEIVASNPLDKDKARQSALRLVENGVYFEVYTNKGTFTEDEDKAISIIVDIFSTANPEVPIEKIAEAAEERMHKGLITKIDQYDRLFEDDQYEIYKLLAFSLDDDKLAGAREGLAEIEGLAVSSSGRENIEITSLDAQKGIALEKFVQSRGISLDETMALGDNFNDVSMLEKVGKPVAMGNAAEEIKVLCGEVTLTNEESGVGKAIKKVLKD from the coding sequence ATGATTAAATGCATAGCAACTGATATGGATGGAACATTATTGACAGCAACACAGGAGATTACGGCGGAAAACCGCGAAGCGATATTAATGGCGAAGGAACAGGGAATCGAGGTGGTAGTCGCTACCGGCCGCTCCTATGAGGAAGCAAGATTCGTACTGGAGGAATCGGGACTAAAGCTGCCAATGATTTGTGTGAATGGCGCTGAAGTTCGTTCTGAGGAAGGCGAGATTGTGGCCTCGAATCCACTGGATAAGGACAAGGCCCGGCAGTCTGCACTGCGTCTCGTCGAAAACGGTGTTTATTTTGAAGTTTACACAAACAAAGGTACATTCACCGAAGATGAGGATAAAGCGATCTCGATCATCGTGGATATTTTTTCAACCGCCAATCCTGAGGTGCCAATCGAGAAAATTGCTGAGGCAGCTGAGGAAAGGATGCATAAAGGGCTGATCACGAAAATAGATCAATATGATCGTTTATTTGAGGACGACCAATATGAAATTTATAAGCTCCTGGCTTTTTCTCTCGATGATGACAAGCTTGCGGGTGCCAGGGAGGGTCTGGCAGAAATAGAAGGACTTGCTGTCAGTTCATCCGGGCGGGAGAACATAGAGATCACAAGCCTGGACGCTCAAAAAGGCATTGCGCTGGAGAAATTCGTTCAATCTAGAGGAATCAGCCTTGATGAGACGATGGCGCTCGGAGATAACTTCAATGATGTATCCATGCTTGAAAAAGTCGGGAAACCGGTCGCAATGGGTAATGCAGCCGAAGAAATTAAAGTTCTATGCGGCGAAGTAACCCTTACAAATGAAGAGAGCGGTGTAGGGAAGGCGATCAAGAAGGTGCTGAAAGACTGA
- a CDS encoding PQQ-dependent sugar dehydrogenase has protein sequence MKGILYVLLAMLMVLSGCTGSMEETKPDGEVDENQPDKEAVAQVGQLEAVAENLEVPWSINKSGETFYLSERPGSIVKVSGENMTRQSVSLKKDLSQAAEAGLLGFVLAPDFEQSQKAFAYYTYENGTGQFNRIVELTLQNNEWTEGRLLLDKIPSGRFHHGGRLKMGPDGKLYATTGDAAANPEIAQDLDSLGGKILRMNPDGSVPVDNPFENSYVYSYGHRNPQGMTWSKDGTMYASEHGPSAHDEINRIEAGKNYGWPVITGDDTKQGMETPIFQSGRDTWAPSGMAAHNGKLYVASLRGNALREFDPAAKTTTEVVTGAGRIRDVMVEGDYIYFISNNTDGRGTPSEGDDKLYRVKLDELR, from the coding sequence ATGAAAGGAATCTTGTATGTGTTGCTGGCAATGCTGATGGTTTTATCAGGATGTACAGGCAGTATGGAGGAAACAAAACCTGATGGTGAAGTGGATGAAAATCAGCCAGACAAGGAAGCGGTTGCCCAGGTCGGCCAGCTTGAGGCAGTGGCGGAAAATCTTGAGGTGCCATGGTCAATCAATAAAAGCGGGGAAACCTTTTACCTCAGTGAACGTCCTGGTTCGATTGTAAAAGTGTCAGGTGAAAATATGACCCGACAAAGTGTTTCATTGAAAAAGGACTTATCTCAGGCTGCTGAAGCCGGCCTGCTGGGATTTGTCCTGGCACCAGATTTCGAGCAATCCCAAAAGGCATTTGCATACTACACATACGAGAATGGCACCGGCCAGTTCAATCGGATTGTCGAACTGACTTTGCAAAATAATGAATGGACGGAAGGCAGGCTGCTGCTCGATAAAATTCCGAGCGGCCGCTTCCATCATGGAGGCAGGCTGAAGATGGGTCCAGACGGAAAGCTTTATGCGACAACAGGGGACGCTGCAGCAAATCCCGAAATCGCCCAGGATTTAGATTCCCTGGGCGGCAAAATTCTGCGGATGAATCCTGATGGTTCGGTTCCCGTGGATAATCCGTTTGAAAATTCATATGTATACAGCTACGGCCACCGCAATCCGCAGGGAATGACCTGGTCGAAGGATGGAACGATGTATGCCAGTGAGCACGGCCCATCTGCCCATGATGAAATCAATAGGATTGAAGCAGGTAAAAACTACGGATGGCCGGTGATTACCGGCGACGATACAAAGCAGGGCATGGAAACACCAATTTTCCAGTCAGGCAGAGACACATGGGCACCATCTGGCATGGCGGCCCATAATGGGAAGCTATATGTCGCTTCTTTAAGAGGAAATGCACTGCGTGAATTCGATCCAGCTGCCAAAACAACAACGGAAGTCGTCACCGGAGCAGGGCGGATCCGCGATGTCATGGTCGAAGGCGATTATATTTATTTTATCAGCAATAATACCGACGGCCGCGGCACTCCGAGCGAGGGCGATGACAAGTTATATCGCGTAAAGCTTGATGAATTACGGTAA
- a CDS encoding TetR/AcrR family transcriptional regulator, which yields MIDQELKIDELMDGEELTDKQKKIILSAIESFAEKGFSATSTSEIAKKAGVAEGTIFRHYKTKKDLLLAIVAPVMAKFVAPFIIKDLTKVLDQDFEHFEDFLKAMLENRRDFLIKNLPTVKILVQEIPFHPELKELFKEHIGLAIYERFIKLVEYYQAKGQIIEIPAYSVFRLTFSAILGYLIARYMILPEADWDDEAETERTIQFILHGLAGQKSKN from the coding sequence ATGATAGATCAAGAATTAAAAATAGATGAGTTGATGGACGGAGAAGAGCTGACGGATAAGCAGAAGAAAATTATCCTCTCTGCGATTGAATCCTTCGCCGAAAAAGGATTTTCCGCCACATCAACCAGCGAAATTGCCAAAAAGGCAGGCGTAGCTGAAGGAACGATTTTCAGACATTATAAAACGAAAAAGGATTTGCTGCTGGCGATTGTCGCTCCGGTGATGGCTAAGTTCGTGGCACCTTTTATCATAAAAGATTTAACGAAGGTTCTGGATCAAGACTTTGAGCATTTTGAAGATTTTCTGAAAGCAATGCTCGAAAATCGCCGGGACTTCCTTATTAAAAATCTGCCCACAGTGAAAATTCTGGTGCAGGAAATCCCCTTTCATCCAGAATTGAAGGAGCTTTTCAAGGAACATATCGGATTGGCAATCTACGAGCGGTTCATAAAGCTTGTAGAGTATTATCAGGCTAAAGGCCAAATCATTGAAATTCCTGCCTACAGCGTGTTCAGGCTGACGTTTTCCGCCATCTTAGGATATTTGATCGCACGCTATATGATCCTGCCAGAAGCAGATTGGGATGACGAAGCAGAAACAGAACGCACAATCCAATTCATCCTGCATGGGCTGGCTGGACAGAAAAGTAAGAATTGA
- a CDS encoding ABC transporter permease produces the protein MRIRALVIRIIRQFLRDKRTLAMMLVAPLLILTMLHLVFNGENYVPRVGLVNVPGPILEKLELEDAKTTEYESAKAAKEDALDRKIDGYLVFNGPMIDKIVLEGSDPTVNGAFMKWFQQATKSLVPAKGNSELMAAYLHGSEDMGQFDYFGPVLLGFFAFFFVFIISGISFLRERTSGTLEKLLSSPLRKWEIVTGYVLGFGLFTMLQATLIAWYAIYILGMLMEGSFFYVLLITLLLSMTALTLGTLLSAFANNEFQMIQFIPVIIVPQFFFSGLINLETISDWLSWLGPITPLYYAAEALRDIMVRGYGWDAIYGNMLMLAGFSALFMFLNILALRKHRSV, from the coding sequence ATGAGAATTAGAGCTTTAGTTATCAGGATTATCCGGCAATTTCTCAGGGACAAAAGGACGCTAGCGATGATGCTTGTTGCACCTCTTCTCATCCTTACGATGCTCCACCTTGTTTTTAATGGAGAAAACTATGTTCCCAGGGTTGGATTGGTCAATGTACCTGGCCCTATCCTGGAAAAGCTAGAGTTGGAGGATGCCAAAACAACAGAATATGAATCGGCCAAAGCCGCAAAAGAGGATGCATTGGACCGTAAAATCGATGGGTATCTAGTTTTTAATGGCCCTATGATCGATAAAATCGTCCTGGAAGGAAGCGATCCAACAGTTAATGGAGCTTTTATGAAATGGTTCCAGCAAGCAACCAAGTCATTGGTGCCAGCTAAGGGGAATTCTGAACTGATGGCCGCTTATCTGCACGGCTCCGAGGATATGGGACAATTTGATTATTTCGGACCCGTATTGCTGGGGTTCTTCGCTTTCTTCTTTGTGTTCATCATTTCCGGGATTTCTTTTTTGCGTGAAAGAACGAGCGGCACACTTGAAAAGTTGCTGTCAAGCCCGCTGCGCAAATGGGAAATTGTCACCGGTTACGTCCTCGGCTTCGGACTCTTTACAATGCTGCAGGCAACACTTATCGCCTGGTATGCGATCTATATCCTTGGAATGCTGATGGAAGGTTCCTTTTTCTACGTATTGCTGATCACTTTATTGCTGTCGATGACGGCACTGACACTTGGCACTCTGCTTTCAGCGTTTGCAAATAATGAATTTCAAATGATCCAATTCATCCCGGTCATCATCGTTCCGCAGTTTTTCTTCTCTGGCCTGATCAATCTGGAGACAATTTCCGATTGGCTAAGCTGGCTTGGCCCGATTACGCCGCTGTATTATGCTGCAGAAGCACTGCGTGATATCATGGTGAGAGGATACGGTTGGGATGCTATCTACGGGAATATGCTGATGCTTGCAGGTTTCTCTGCTCTATTCATGTTCCTGAATATTTTAGCGCTGCGGAAGCACCGTTCAGTTTAG
- a CDS encoding ABC transporter ATP-binding protein, protein MIVSIKNVSKRYGKHDVLKNINLEIESGEIFGLLGPSGAGKTTLVRQLVGLDMPTEGENYLFGEKMPSLKLIEKIGYMAQSDALYTELSAKENLEFFASLFGLKGPHRKKRILEVMELVDLSPHLNKLVTNYSGGMKRRLSLAAALLHEPELLILDEPTVGIDPVLRQSIWAGFYDLKTSGKTLIVTTHVMDEAEKCDRLGLIRDGRLIAVGTPAELKEKTGSASVEEAFLAYGGVHHEN, encoded by the coding sequence ATGATTGTCTCCATTAAAAATGTAAGCAAACGGTATGGAAAGCATGACGTTTTAAAAAACATCAACTTAGAAATTGAAAGCGGTGAAATTTTCGGTCTGCTTGGTCCCTCAGGAGCAGGCAAAACCACTCTCGTCAGGCAGCTTGTTGGTCTGGATATGCCAACTGAAGGCGAAAACTATCTATTTGGTGAAAAAATGCCGTCATTGAAGTTGATTGAAAAAATTGGCTACATGGCGCAATCCGATGCGCTTTATACCGAATTGTCCGCGAAAGAAAACCTGGAGTTCTTCGCGTCGCTGTTCGGACTAAAAGGCCCTCACCGAAAAAAGCGCATTCTGGAAGTGATGGAACTGGTGGATCTATCACCACATCTTAATAAACTGGTAACCAATTACTCCGGGGGAATGAAGCGGCGCCTCTCCCTTGCTGCAGCATTGCTGCATGAACCTGAGCTGCTGATCCTCGATGAGCCGACCGTCGGAATCGACCCCGTTTTGCGACAGAGCATCTGGGCGGGATTTTATGACTTAAAAACTAGCGGCAAGACACTCATCGTCACGACACATGTAATGGATGAAGCAGAGAAATGTGACAGATTGGGCCTGATTCGCGATGGACGCTTGATTGCGGTCGGCACTCCTGCTGAGTTGAAGGAAAAGACTGGTTCAGCCAGCGTCGAGGAAGCATTTTTAGCATACGGAGGTGTCCATCATGAGAATTAG
- a CDS encoding FixH family protein, whose amino-acid sequence MKKLISLFILITILLAGCNQEPEWKLNVISEPVFANGEESKFEIEVTEDGKAVKDLIIAAEFAMASMDHGTIKVDLEEVSDGVYAGSAAFSMAGEWEAAFNLEKDGLKQEEIMDLTVKKAKGVASINGQWITDEDLEFYQFINKLHIEINRETDREKYTGEKLDEALAYWDNQEKLNQDKNQLLTQIIRLRAMAMLGLEKGHKASEHEISVAIENVRNQYKASEAAQKLISDFGEEKFWNIQHEQYARIVLTQKVQNDLIEKVKKENPKAEDQEIQFTAEKEYEELLVSQVNSLKIKIM is encoded by the coding sequence GTGAAAAAGCTAATATCTTTGTTCATATTAATAACAATCCTGCTGGCTGGCTGCAATCAGGAGCCGGAATGGAAATTGAATGTCATCAGCGAACCAGTTTTTGCAAACGGTGAAGAATCAAAATTTGAAATTGAAGTGACGGAAGACGGAAAGGCAGTAAAGGATCTAATTATTGCGGCAGAGTTTGCGATGGCCAGCATGGATCATGGAACGATCAAGGTTGACCTGGAAGAAGTATCTGACGGAGTTTATGCAGGAAGTGCTGCTTTTTCAATGGCAGGAGAATGGGAAGCTGCTTTTAATCTGGAGAAGGATGGACTTAAACAAGAAGAAATTATGGACCTGACTGTTAAAAAAGCGAAAGGTGTTGCTTCCATAAACGGTCAATGGATCACCGATGAAGATCTGGAATTTTACCAGTTCATCAATAAACTTCATATCGAAATCAACCGTGAAACAGACCGCGAGAAGTATACGGGCGAAAAGCTGGATGAGGCACTTGCCTATTGGGATAACCAGGAGAAACTGAACCAGGACAAAAACCAGCTGCTGACGCAAATTATCCGGCTGAGGGCTATGGCCATGCTGGGACTTGAGAAAGGACATAAGGCAAGTGAACATGAAATAAGCGTTGCGATTGAAAACGTCCGCAATCAATATAAGGCATCTGAAGCGGCCCAAAAGCTGATTTCTGATTTTGGGGAAGAAAAGTTCTGGAACATCCAGCATGAGCAATATGCCCGCATTGTCCTCACCCAGAAGGTTCAGAATGATTTAATTGAAAAAGTAAAAAAGGAAAATCCAAAGGCCGAGGATCAGGAAATCCAGTTTACAGCTGAAAAGGAATACGAAGAATTGCTGGTAAGCCAGGTGAATTCTCTTAAAATAAAGATTATGTAA
- a CDS encoding ABC transporter ATP-binding protein — protein sequence MINVSGLTQSYGHKEILNDISLSIEKNEVCALVGRNGAGKSTFINSLLGLIPIRKGEILVNGKSRKNNKRWKNEIAYLPEKFMLYPALTGYENITFFAQAGTGKADPVRIEQILTSVGLWEDRNSTVKRYSKGMLQRLGLAITLYQDADILVLDEPTSGIDPMGRKEILEVLQSLRDKTILLSSHHLDEIKKICTHVAFLDNGKMTKYTVEDFLKTQDLGGMEK from the coding sequence ATGATCAATGTATCTGGCTTAACACAGTCCTATGGCCATAAGGAAATCTTAAATGATATCAGCTTATCAATAGAAAAAAATGAGGTGTGTGCGCTTGTCGGCAGAAACGGCGCAGGAAAATCCACCTTTATCAATAGTTTGCTTGGACTTATTCCAATCAGGAAAGGTGAAATCCTGGTGAACGGGAAGTCACGGAAAAATAATAAACGCTGGAAAAATGAGATTGCCTATCTGCCGGAAAAATTTATGCTGTATCCAGCTCTGACAGGTTACGAAAATATCACTTTCTTTGCACAGGCAGGCACGGGGAAGGCTGATCCTGTAAGAATAGAGCAAATCTTGACGTCAGTCGGCTTATGGGAAGACCGCAACAGTACTGTTAAACGCTATTCGAAGGGGATGCTCCAGCGATTAGGGCTTGCCATCACCCTGTATCAGGACGCCGATATCCTGGTCCTTGATGAACCGACAAGCGGAATCGATCCAATGGGGCGGAAGGAAATTTTAGAAGTCCTTCAATCCCTGAGAGACAAAACCATCCTGCTCTCTTCCCATCACCTGGATGAGATTAAGAAAATATGTACACATGTCGCATTTTTAGATAATGGAAAAATGACAAAATACACAGTCGAAGATTTTTTAAAGACTCAGGACCTAGGGGGAATGGAAAAGTGA